The following coding sequences lie in one Capsicum annuum cultivar UCD-10X-F1 chromosome 5, UCD10Xv1.1, whole genome shotgun sequence genomic window:
- the LOC107868553 gene encoding uncharacterized protein LOC107868553 — MQSCVCAEDDTAAFVNLDKLERWCFSALGSCLYCDQEQSSKCSLLSWRKRKLSFKYPKTKGEPLLKKHYGEDGANDIGFDPRQLCSSDESSSRGHKSEETSPISVSEFGDESFAVGSWEQKEIINRDGQMKLQTQIFFASIDQRSEQAAGESACTALVVVIADWFHCNPEDMPIKSQLDSLICEGSMPWRDLCENETYRERFPNKHFDLEIVLEAKVRPLSVVLEISFIGFFHPEGIEKEEGFHFLHGSMSFDNIWNDISKSAQETPRHDDSCVYIVSWNDHLFILKVEKDSYYIIDTLGERLFEGGNQAYILKFDQDTIIMQAPSESQQSDDKPSCDRKVKTNVKEATNESKIVMSTNSDDRMQEDRVPEKNIIYRGKEACKECIKSFLATIPIRELQVDVKKGLMASTPLHQCLQIEFHYTMSFVPKFEELSSEELFANSLAIVPLAAAE; from the exons GTTGGAAAGATGGTGTTTTTCAGCCTTGGGAAGTTGTCTTTACTGTGATCAAG AGCAGAGTTCAAAATGTAGTCTTCTTTCCTGGAGAAAGAGGAAATTGAGTTTCAAATATCCTAAAACCAAGGGGGAGCCATTGTTGAAGAAACATTATGGAGAGGATGGTGCAAATGATATAGGCTTTGATCCCCGACAGCTTTGCTCATCTGACGAGTCTTCTTCTAGG GGGCACAAATCCGAGGAAACTTCTCCGATTTCAGTCTCTGAGTTTGGAGATGAAAGTTTTGCTGTGGGTAGTTGGGAGCAGAAAGAAATAATAAACCGTGATGGACAAATGAAGCTGCAGACTCAGATCTTCTTTGCTTCGATTGATCAACGAAGTGAACAAGCTGCTGGTGAAAGCGCTTGTACAGCCTTGGTTGTTGTCATAGCTGATTGGTTCCACTGCAATCCTGAAGATATgcccatcaaatcccaacttGATTCTCTTATCTGTGAAGGCTCGATGCCATGGAGGGATCTTTGTGAAAACGAGACCTATAGGGAACGTTTCCCAAATAAGCATTTTGACCTCGAGATAGTTCTCGAGGCTAAAGTGCGTCCACTCTCAGTAGTCTTAGAAATATCTTTCATTGGGTTTTTTCATCCCGAAGGAATCGAAAAAGAGGAAGGATTCCACTTTCTTCATGGTTCCATGTCTTTTGACAACATATGGAACGATATTTCTAAGTCCGCTCAAGAAACTCCTCGTCATGACGACTCCTGTGTTTACATTGTGAGTTGGAATGACCACCTCTTTATCCTCAAGGTTGAAAAAGACTCATACTATATCATTGACACACTTGGGGAGAGGCTTTTTGAGGGTGGTAATCAAGCATATATCCTCAAATTCGACCAAGATACAATAATTATGCAAGCACCTAGTGAGTCTCAACAATCAGATGATAAGCCATCTTGTGATAGAAAAGTGAAAACCAATGTCAAAGAGGCTACGAATGAAAGCAAAATTGTCATGAGCACCAACAGCGACGACAGAATGCAGGAAGATAGGGTACCTGAAAAGAACATCATTTATAGAGGTAAAGAGGCATGTAAAGAGTGCATTAAGAGTTTTTTGGCAACAATCCCTATTAGGGAGTTACAAGTTGATGTAAAGAAAGGATTGATGGCATCAACACCCCTTCATCAGTGCCTACAAATCGAGTTCCACTACACAATGAGCTTTGTCCCCAAGTTTGAGGAGTTGTCTTCAGAAGAACTGTTTGCTAACAGTTTGGCCATAGTACCATTGGCAGCAGCAGAATAA